From the Streptomyces sp. NBC_01216 genome, the window GTACTCCGGCTCGGCGGGCGGTAGGCAGCCCCGCGGGGGCTGACGGGACCCGGACCGGCACCGGCACCGGCACCCGGGCGTCGGACGGCCCGCCCCGTCCGACGCCCGCCGTCAAAGGAGCGCGAACTGTCCTTCCGGGCCCTCCTCGTGGTGGTCGAGGACGGACGCGGGGCGCCGCGCCGTGCCCGGTACCGGCAGTATCCCGGCCGCCCGCAGCTCCGTCCGGGACCATCCCGGCCGGCGCGCGAGTGCCCCGCGCTCCGCTTCGCTCCGGGCCAGCAGGGCGAGGATCGTGATCAGCTCCAGCAGCTCGGAGGTCCACTCCTGGGGCCAGGCGGCAGGCCCGATCGCCTCCAGGCTGCCCGGCTCGGCGGCTGCCGTGCGGTGCGCGAACCACTGCTCCAGCATCCGTGCCCCGGAGACGTGGAAGTCCCAGACCTCGGCGGGCACGGGGGAGATCCGCCCGCTCCCTCCACCGCCCGGATCGCGCGACGCGGCCACGATCAGCGTCTCCCCGGCGACGTCGTACGACAGCTCCCCGGGGCGGCCCGGGAGCGGAGCCCGCACGTAGGGGCGCCGCCCGCCCGGCAGCCGGGGCTTCTCGCCGGAGTGCGCGCCACGCAGCTGGACATCGGTGAGGCGCCGGCCGAGTGCCATGCCGGAGCGCCAGACCTCGGGGTCGCGGGGCAGCGGCACCCGGCATCCGGTGGGGGAGGGGAGCGCCGACGCCACCACCCAGGCCAGCAGGTCGGCCGCGGAGACGGGCTGTCGGTACCACTCGGTCAGCAGTGCCCGCAGACCGGGCGCGACATTGGGCTCCCGTCCCCCGGGCCGCCGGAACAACGGACGGATGCGGCCGGGGCGTCCGGCCGGCGACCGGCCGTCGGGCAGGGCGCCCGTCACCAGCAGCGCGGGGCCGGCCGCGCCCGGCACGTAACCCTGCTCGACGACGAAGAGCTGCGCCGCGTCGGCGACCCGCCACAGCTCGGGCCGGGCGGCGTCGATCAGCCGGTGGTCGGGGAGCAGCCACTGCTCGTCGAAGGGGCCGTGGGCGAGCCGCACGGGCGCGGGGCACGGTCCGCTCTCGCGGGCGAACCGGCCGGTCCCGGTGCGCTGACCGGGCAGCGCCGCCACCGAACTCGCCGTCGTACGGGCCCGGCTGGGTCGGAACAGCCTCTCCCGCTCTTCCGCGCCCGCTGACGTCAGCCGGTCCCAGCGGGTCCGCAGCGTGCGGACGTCGGGCGCCACGATCCAGGACCGCCCGAGCCGCAACGGGGCCACGGACCAGGGCATGAGCTCGTCGAGCAGCGGCATGTCGTCGAGCCGCGGGTCTTCGGTCACGTCCCGCATGGTAGTGCCGGGCCCTCCGGGTTCGCCCCCGTCGCCGTGACCGGCGGGGTACCCCGCACCGTCGCCGGGTCGGCCGCGCGGGGCCCCGACGAGGCCCGTCCGGCGCCGCGGCGTCCACCGTGATGGTCAGTGCCGCGTCTCGACCGTCACGGTGAAGGAGAAGCGGTCGCCGCGGTAGCGGATGCGGGCCACGTCCACCACCCGGCCGTCCTCGTCGTAGGTCACGCCCGTGTAGTGCAGGATCGGCGACAGCAGCGGCACCTGGAGCAGGGTCGCCGTCTCCGGGTCCGCGAGCCGGGCCTCGACGGTGTCCGTGATGCGGCTGATCCGGACGCCGACGACGTCCCGCAGTACCTTCGTCATCGGCCAGCGCTCCAGGTCCGCCGGGTCGACCCGCGCCGCGAGCTCCGGGCGCACCGCGTTCTCCGCCCAGTTGGTGGGCTCCCCGCT encodes:
- a CDS encoding type ISP restriction/modification enzyme, which translates into the protein MRDVTEDPRLDDMPLLDELMPWSVAPLRLGRSWIVAPDVRTLRTRWDRLTSAGAEERERLFRPSRARTTASSVAALPGQRTGTGRFARESGPCPAPVRLAHGPFDEQWLLPDHRLIDAARPELWRVADAAQLFVVEQGYVPGAAGPALLVTGALPDGRSPAGRPGRIRPLFRRPGGREPNVAPGLRALLTEWYRQPVSAADLLAWVVASALPSPTGCRVPLPRDPEVWRSGMALGRRLTDVQLRGAHSGEKPRLPGGRRPYVRAPLPGRPGELSYDVAGETLIVAASRDPGGGGSGRISPVPAEVWDFHVSGARMLEQWFAHRTAAAEPGSLEAIGPAAWPQEWTSELLELITILALLARSEAERGALARRPGWSRTELRAAGILPVPGTARRPASVLDHHEEGPEGQFALL